Part of the Scomber japonicus isolate fScoJap1 chromosome 6, fScoJap1.pri, whole genome shotgun sequence genome, TCGTACTTTCTCAGCGCTCTAAAAATAAGTGAGGACAGAACATCTAAAAACATCATACAACAAGAATGCTTTCAAAAAATATCTTGACTTTTTCTGGTAAACAAGATACATTTAAAACTATTCATCCTGTCTGTGTTGTGGATGGAATGGCATTTTTATTAcactaaatgaataaaaatctgtattcaatattttcatttgaaataaaatctatattaaatacaaatataaaacataacacGACTTCTTCAGCATAACACCTATTTGGTATTGAGTGAACAGtgtcaaagagaaaaaaaagaaaagagaaacttAATTTCATCACTTGCCAAGAAACATGTAACTTTCCATTGATTGGTATTCttgaagttttttttccatttcccaCATCTCACCTACCGGAGTGTATGAGCATGTGCTGCTTTAGGTTTTGAATGCGTGTGAATCGGACTCCGCAGGTCGGACACTGAAAGGGTCGGTCTGGGCCGTTGGTGCCGGGCCGGGCTGAGGGGCTGATGTAGAGGTGGTACGGATACTGAATCCCTTCCAGCCTGAAACACAAAGGGAGGAAAAATTAGCTAACATACTAACCATATCTGAATATTTAAATGACGTCAAGTCACTCGACCAGCTTCCTTCCATATAACGAAGCTCCTCTACTATTCAAGATGACTAGGCCtgtgacaataataatattatcgacttatcgtacaataacataatcatgtctatatatggactcaTCATATGATTCATGGACAtgactttgatcatttttttgacatcaatattgccacacttcacattagactattcatgtcacattgactaaacaagtagtgtcctctattcctcactgtgtatgtcctgagtggagactgcaccacgtatatggaattaaaggtaaataactgtcCCAGCCCATAAtggtctgtgtttttacaaaaGCTTAGCACCCATTTtccaaaagtagttatcatgactaACTAATTTTCAGTGTCTATTTTTGTCTGCATATGTGAGTAATTGTGATTCTCTGTATTGGAGGCTTTAAGGGGAAtgtataaagtgtgtgtatatataattgGGTGAGGGAGGATAGTATAATACCTGTGATTGTAAGGAAGTTAGTTTATTGAGCAAtttaatgtcttttaatttCTAGAAGGAATGACCACTATGTTGAAAGGATATTTGTATTGTGTCCTTGctcactttaattaaaaaaaaagctttttccaGTTAGGAGCCACATTAAGTTTTCACATAAATCTTTTATCAAGCATGTTTTTTTGCGAGGTTTTTACAATAATAGATGACAGTGCATCATGTCTTTAAAAATCTCAACATGACATTTAAGTTTATGACTAAAACAGGTGTGTGGCCCAGACACCCAGTTATAAAGTTTATGTCTATATATTGTTTAGTGCTTATGATGAGCCATAACCCTCGCTGCAAGTCCTAACTAATCGCGATACCTTTCATCGTCTTCTGCGTGTCCTCCAGCGTTAGAGGTGCTCTGCATTGACGGCAAGCCCTCAGACACTCCCTCATCCATCGATCCtggaaagtgagagagaaaggatgtgtgtgtgtgtgtgtgggggggggggggtcattcaAATAGTAGCTTTCTGAGTTTTTGACTATAGAATAAAGCCTGGAGCAGAACGATCTCATATTGAATGGAGGTTAGAACAGGCTAATCCCAATATTTAAGGATTGATGCTGCTGGATGGATACCAGCGTGCTGTGCTATTCAACAACTTTGGAAAAAATGACgagtgtttccattttcttttttatttatggaagggcgaaaaaaaaaaaaagcctttcaaGCTGCATTTGGGCCACCGGACAATAAAACTTTCCACTGAGaccaacacaaacaaaagtctTGAGAGTGTGTAGGCAGCTGTGAGGGCAGGTTtggtttcacattttaaaaagagacaaagcCTCATAAAAGGAGATAGATTCCACTGACGATTTTGATTCAACTACTTTATGTATGTAACTTTGAGATAACACAATAGACCTGCAGGGTTAACTCTAGCTGCTCTGGGTCAGTTTTGTATAGAGAATAGGCTCACCTATAGAGGATGACTGTGGACTGATGAGGAGCTCCTCCTGGACCTGTTCGCTCCCCGGCACCGTCTGTTGGTCACTCAGCGAGCTCTGGGAGGCACTGACCGGCTGGGAAGAGGCCTCTTGGACCTCTTCGTCGCTGAGCCGCTCCACCTTCACCCTCACGTCTTCTTCCTCGGCGGGCACTGGCGACGACACCGCCTTGGAGCTCTCGCACGTCATGAAGTCGCTGAGCCGCCGACCGACCACCACCTCTGAAGTCCCGGGAGCGCCCTGCTCTAGACACCGGGGGCTATCCGGTAGCTTCGATTTGTCTGAGTGGAACCTCCGGTCAATGCCGAACGGGAAAGTCCACGGGAAGGCCAGGGAGGACTCCACGGGCTGGGCTGTGCTGTCTGAGAATGAGGGGGATGGGTTGGGAATCTGCGGTGAGGTGGTGATCATCTGCGTAGTGCATTTGAGCGGACTCTCGGGCGACGCCATCGTTACAAAGCTCTTGCGTTTCCGCCGCGATTCCCGGCAGATGGGAACGTTTCTCTCCATCACGCTGCAGTCGGACGACACGGGCGACACGCTGCCGTCCAGAGGCGTCAGCGCGCAGTTTGACGAGGCGCTCTCCGGTGCCGACTCGTGAGGTTTGTCTGCCGCCATcgcattgttgttgttgctaccCGGGCCCCACAGAATGCTGGACTTCATGAACTCTGAACACGTGCTGGCCACTGCGAACATCTGCATGTAGCTCGCTGCTGCCAGGACGTCGATGATGTTCTCCGTGCTGATCGAGAGGGTCGACGTGTAGGCGTACTCCAGCAGGGGGGCGAAGCCGCTAACAGTCACATGATGAAGGTCCAACACAAACTTGTCCTCCTCCTCGGGTCGGCCCACCAGCTTGGAGCGAAAGAATTCGCTGCAGCAGGCCAGGACCACTTTGTGGGCCAGGAAGAGCTTGTCCTGGACCCGGATGGTGACATCACATAGATGACCCTCGTTGCGCAAAGCGTTGAGCTTATCCAGCATCTCCTGGCTGTGGGAGGTCGAGCTGTGGGTGAAGGTTTTCACCCCCATTTTGGAGTCTGTTTCTGATGGTGAGCAGAAATTGCGTCCTGTAGAGAGAcgggggaaaaataaaaacattttacttcAACAGTGAATACAtatgtttcacttttttgtCTTCGAAGTCAAAACTCTGCAAATGAATTAATGCTGCTATTTCTTATAAGCTTTATTGTTCTTTTATGTTGACTACTTTACTACTTTCTGAATGTTTGTGTACATCACTGCCAGTGTGTCTGATGATTACATAACTAGACTACATCCAGCCCCAGAGTTTAAATAACTGGGTGTGAAATAACAGATGTCCTTCCTGAGCCACGTCTTTTGTAATTAATAAGCACAGAGTCAAAGTTGGATATCAAATTTCACTTTGTAGAACATCACTCACTTATGAGGGCATTAAGACAGGACAACATGGTGATGGACACAAGGTAAAATGCACTGTTGAAGGCATGGGGTGTTGGTAGACAGCAATACTAAGGTGCTCTCTGAGGAGAAGGGAAGGTAAGAGGGGGTAAAAGCAGGGTAAGGAGCACGGAGGACAAAATGCCAAGTTATGTAACAACAATCAAAGCAGATGCGCAGCGATGCGAGCCAGACCCATGTGGAGGCCAGTGCACTACAGGATGCTCAGCAGCTGTCTGCGAGACGTGGATTCTCTGAGGCATGAGATTTTCCATCAAACAAAAGCTCAAGTGAAGGGGCTCTCGCAGGGAGAGCGCActccccttcacacacacacacacacacacacacacacacacacacacacacacacacacacacacacacacacacgcatacacagaCCAAAGGAAAATACTCCTGGGCTAAGTTGGCCCAGTAAAAGGCAAAGTGAATTATAGACCTGGGCTGTGGAGAGGCAACAGGAGAGTGCCTAGCCTGCAACACCAAACAGAAAAGAGCTTTGATTCCACCATGACCTTTTCTCAAAGCTAAAATATCTCCTGTGGGAGAATCATTTAGTTACATGATCTCTGTGAAGCTTCTGCTGATAAATAGGAATGTTTTTTTACAGTCCGagaacacataaaaacatttttctttgagTCAAACTTGAGCCATCTGACATAAACAACATTAAGATGTTAAATTATTCTGCAGGAATGTCAAACTTTGTtgtgaaaaagtaaaaacatgtcaCTGTGTCATTTCCTCTGAATCACAAACTGTTGATTCATTTGTGGTCTCTTTCTAAAGCTAACAGAGAGGAAAGTCCTGAAGGATCCAGAGCTGAATCACTTATTTACACTTTCattttgggggtgggggggtatgTCACACAGAAGCTACCTGAGGACACCACAGGGCCTAGGGGTATCTTATGATGGTGGTTAGCTATTAGTTAGAAACATTTTAGATCACCTCATTAGTCAGAGGTTGTCCTCAACAGCAGTAAATAAACTGTTCACTTCCACCAGAGTGCACCTCACAATATGTATGATGGCGATGGGGCAGAGGAGGCGTAGCTTTGCCTCTGTTTACATCATGTACTAGCACAGAGCTGAGCTAAACAGCTGTAAACAACCTGTCAGTCAAAGTGTGGAGAACAGCAGGAAGTCTGCGTGTAGGTAAAAACATCGAGTCAACAAGATGCTAATCAAACGTGTTTTCAACAATCACAGTTTAGCAAACACTAGCTAACAGAGTCAAGCTCACACATCAAGTCAGTCAGGAGAGGAAAAGCGCATCCGATTTcacctgtcaaaataaaagataagaCCACTTTGTTTATAAGACTAGCGTGGAATTGGATTTGAAATCAGCGTAAGAAAACGTTTTTAAACAAACTGGAGTAAATCAATGTGTGGAAAGAGCGCTATCTGTGAGAATGAAGGCTTACATGTCAAAATGAAGAGATATCAACATTAAAAGGGAGAGTCAGCATTATACCTGTGTCGTTTGCACTAGACTGATCTAAATATACGCAAGTATGACGTCCACTCAAATTAattcattacagtaaatatgagcgtaaaacataacacacactgacttgACATCAGTTTGTTTCCCGCTGTAGCCTCAACTACGCTATAtctgcttttactttgaagccCAAACAGTCAAAATTCCGGTTTGACCGGCTGCATCAACGCAGCCGCATCAAGCTAACCCCCGTTAGCCACCGAGGTACCGCTAGTTGACACAACACCCCGCTATTAGTTGGTTCCTCAGCCTAAAGCAACGCCTAGACAACAAAGTATGTGCATTAAAGCTCCCACTGAGGGACTCCTGCTATGTGTCAGACTGTACGGAGGTCGTTTACCTTCTGGGACGAGGCCTGTGGTAACGGCCGGGCCTCGGGATGCAAACAGCTCAGTGGACAAAAAGCAGCGGTTAGTGGGAGACCTGCCGCTCCGCCCCGCTCACTCACATTCCCCGGGCTTCTGAGGCAGTTGCCAGCCTGCCGGTTACTAAAATCTCACAGTTTAATGAACGCTCACATGAATTCACATCACACCAAGCGGGTGTCAAAAGTTTCCGAGGTGCAGTTTTGGATCCTTTGTTGCTTCCCCGCTGTCCTTTCTGCGCTGTTTGTATCCCCACAATGCAACGCGCATCtgtcactgtactgtactgtaagaaACAGGAAGCCTCACATCCAGCATGTCAAACAGCTCACACTGTTTATCTGCCTCTCTAAACCACAGCTAACctctcacatacagtatgtggtcTACATGTTTACATTCAGCTTGTGTCATACAGGGACTTATAATGCAcatttgtgttttacttttttggCTCACTTTaatgcattcattcataaagggtgggttcacaatttttcaagtgtgtcttaaaacaacagtcaggtgtccatatcaGGGTCCTGCACAGACTATAAAATACTCTAAAAAATATCCTACTGTGtaatgtgtgggtgtgggtcTAATCGGACACATGCAGACCGTGggtcttttttaaaacataacttttgtaaatgtaaaaatatatattttttgtaacaCCCACAACAATATGCTTGCAATTCAAGATGATAAAAGCTTTTTGAAATCATGTAGTTTGTTCATGAACTGTCtgctttaattttaaaaaatcctaatcTGCAGTTGTTGAAATGGATCCTGacgagaaaagaaaagcaagttTTTTTGTATCTGATGTATTAGACTGATTTTAGTTAGTGAGTGGAAGTGATGGCGGGGAGGGGggatccacacagtcagtttgtgcaaaaatcaatttaaaacgttttatttaaaagtcacttttatgaggcttcagcagccTGAGTTAGTAATATATCTGCgaggaagtatagtaacaaaaagagagacattggcaaaaaaaaagactgtaaccttgaaagatatctacttgatatgaCTCATTCGGACGGCTGAAGTTTCATAtcagcttcaaataaacttttaaatacatttttgcactgaaggaggactgtggagtGTGTCACTTGCattgtcagtatgaacaaggTAATGAcgacagcaagaaaaacatttttcaatgtTCATTAGGTTGTTATGCTATTTAAgacttgaagaaaaaaaaatatccaatCCATCCTTTAACATACTCTGCTGCTGAAAAGTTCAATTTTGTCATGTTTACAGATGGATTACAAATGAAAGGGGATACATGAATAAATggaatggaaaaaacaaacaaatgcagaTGGAGACCTTGAGGGCTCAATGAATGGTTTTATAAGTGTATAAATGATGTCAATATATTTTAGAAGAACAGTGTTTGTTCCTCCAGTAGATTTCAACAAACTATGCCAAAGCTAGGACTGAAGCTGTTTAAGAAACTATTGGTGGTCCAACACCTTACTAGGACTGTTTATGTTGTTTCTTATTTCttgaaaattatatttttggcattttgacaATTGAACCAGGGATGTTTTGATTATGCGATATAGTTCTTAACCAATACCGCAACAGGAGGCTTCTATGTTGCTTCTATTGATTTGTCATCGGTCTGTATAGCCTTATAACTTGctctattttctatttctggCTTACAGCAGTTGCTTTCTATCTATCGATTTGTGCACTTGCAATGTCCCAATTTCCCAGTTTTCAGGTGAGATactttatttataatgtattgGTATTTGTAACCATTTTATCAATACACATGGTGAAATTGGGTCCTGAGGTGTCTCAGAACCCCTTACCCCCACCCCAACCCTACCCTCTATACCTGCACTCATACACTCAACACAGTGTATGATGTTTACATCTGCTAAGCTTGGTCAGTTGTTATTATAAGAAGACTATTATAGGCTATTAAAAATAGGATATTGTTAGGTCAGTGGTGTTGCCTGTTAAATGGATGTTCCTTCCTAACCACAGCTACTGAGTATGTTTTTATATGACTGTCTTTATTTCAGACGTCTGAGTGCAGAAGTTATTCCAGTGTGGGAGGATTTTACTGAACATCTTAAGGGGTTTCAGTCTGTAAAACCAGCAATGAAATCTGCCTCACCCTGCTTTTAAAATAACTCCCGGCCCACCTATAAGAATTCCATTAGTCTGGACATGGTGGAGGGTTTTAGTGTTCCGCACTTGTCTAAAATTGTGCTCTAGACAACATGGAATACAAATGGCAAAATGCTTGGAATTTATGTGTCATTTAGAAGTCAGTTCCTGTGGGGTCAACTAGAGGGTTTTTACACTATTTTTGATGCAGGACATTGGAGAAATGTCCTGAGTTTTTTTGGTTGTCATGGAGGATAAGAAACAGTGAAAGAGATCCATGTATtgacataaatgtgtttatttgaccATTTTTTATAGACAAAAATCTCAAAGACAGCAGCATCTGCCATGTTAATTACATGTCCAAGGTAAAaactttacaaaaataaatagctTAAAAAGGAAgctgtaataataaaatagtataGTCCTTCACTGAAGGGATATAGGCCTAATGCTCCATCTCTTTTGTTTTATGACATCTGTAAATTAACAACAAGAATGAAGaatcaaatatacatacaagAGTCTGAAAACAACTGTGAGTGTTTGCATATGATGCAACAAATAGAtgtctgaaaatgaataaaattaatgttatttttgatatataagatagatagtaTGCTTATCACTTAACTTAGTAATATCATTTGTTGTACTGCTGTTCCTCTCAACTGGGAAAAGGTGATATTAAACTAGAGGGTAGAGGGAAATTCTCTGTCAAGGGTTACTCTGATCAGGATCCTGACCAGTTATTGCTAACCTAAATTTTACACAATGTGTAAACTCAAATTCTATcaatttctatatatatatatctggtTTAGCATTGAAACAATTTGCTCTGTTGTATTCTAAAATGGGCACATTTTAAAGTCTGAGATACTGTCAGATTTGGCATCAGTGAAGGGTTTGTCCCATAGTTAAACGATGACAATTGTCAGgataaaaatatgacatttacaATTATTTAACACAAATCACATTTTGGTAATCGTATGTTTGTAGAAAAGAGAAGCAATCAAACAGGAGCGTACTTCCCAGAGGCTTAAAACCCAAATGCATTAATCTTATGTACCTACCTCAATAAATTAGGTTAAAGGCTCGATCAAAGCTTTATAGGGGATTGAGTTCTGTGGAGGACAATTGGAGGTATATTTACACTGTGCTGGTGTTTGACAGCAGGTTTCATGCTATTGTTCTAGCCCCACTTTAATTAACAGCTAACTCAGAAGGACATATTGTAGATTATACCAAAACTCATCTGAAAACATTAGTCTCTATTTAGAGTAGGGCTTGAGAACTTCTCTTTCTGGAGAAAACACAAACTCAGCACCTTCATCTAGCATCTATACATAGCATCACATGTACATCCTGAGGTAGATTTCCATTGTTTCAAATTTCAATAGTGGTTGTCAATAGTCAACAAACGACTACAAAACAATATTCAGGCATAATGCCCTTGACGTGACGTGATGCGACCAGTTGGTAAGTGCAGTCAGACTGAAAAGGGAATCTTTCAAAGTTTACTGTACTCATGTTCTTCATAAGCACTCTTGGTTGAGACACTCTCCAGAGACTGGCTCTGGGATTTTGTTCGGATCACACTTCTCTGGCTCAACAGTCTTCCCAGTATAGTCTATGCAGAAGATGCTGCGGCGACGCTCCCCCTGGCCACAAGTTCGTGAGCAGGCGGACCAGGGTCCCATCTGCCATATGGGGCAGGGCAGATCCCCGCAAGGCCTGATGTCTACGGGCTTCAGGTCTTTGTCGCACTGGCGGGAGAGGAAGCCCGCACTGTCTCGGCATTCGACGTTCCTCCTGGACCATCCAGAACCGCAGCTCTTGGAGCACTCAGACCACTCTCCCAGCACCCAGTCAGGCACACCAAAGGGATGGATCATATGCAAAGATGGCGAGTTGCCCTTCTTCTCCTTGGATTTGTTGAAAGTAACATCTCTAGGGATGAAAAAGGTATATTTCACCTTGGGAGGGTTGGCATCTCCTGCAGTGGCCAGAAGCTGGATGGTGATGGTCTCTTTCAACTGCAAGAAGCTCAGGATCCTCTCCAGAGTGGTGGAGGAACCGCTGTATTTCAGCACAGCACCCAGCACAGGAATGTCCTGCTCCACCGTGGATACAGAAAAGTTACCATTGAGGATGTAACCACCGCTCTCTCTCTTGACAGCCAGATAGTTTCCATCATGTCTGATTCCTCTGTGGCTCCGCTGTTTGATGTCAATGTTAGTGGCGCCAATGGGAATTGTGACAATGTCGCTGTATCCATAGCTgatagagaaaagaaagaactgGGTTTAGATAATATACACACTTTGTTTGCTGACTTTAAAGACATAGTTTGTATTAAGAAGGGAGCTGGAGCTATTCAGTcaattagcctagcttagcacaaagacaagaacaaagaaaaaaattagcCTGGCTCTGGAATTTTTTCTACTTAATACAatacagtttgacatttagaAAGTACACTAATAGACAGAGCCTTTCATTTGTGTTGActtaagctaaccagctgctggctaTCTTAAATCTAATGGACAGTTTTTAGGATAAATCCTCACTGTTCTTCTGTTGCTCATCAAGAAATAATATCAGCACGTAACTCCCTATAAACTCAGGAAACCCTTCTAGATTACACCATTGATAGAATTTGCAGTTTATGAAGTGGCCTTGAAGTGGTTGTCACATTATTGCTGTAAATATCAGTGATCAAATTGAGATTATGAGAGGCTTTACAGTCTCTTCTGGGTGTAATTAGCAGCATAGGGAGAGTGATTCATTATCACATAGTCACTAAATCTTTGGTCATACATTTCCAAATATTAGCCACTCTCTATTTTCACCCGTTTGATTAGCAAAATGCTcctataatgtataataaagATGACTTACGTTGGCTTGTTGTAGGAACCAGTGATCTTTCTACAGGTGAGCCCACTTCCTCCACAAATTCCACACTTATCCACTCTCTTGTTGGATCCGATCACCTGGTCGCAGCCTGCCTTCACACACTGGCCTTGGACGCACACTGATGTGGTGTCAGGACCACAGGTCGTCCCGTCAATTACCTGCAGGGACACATTAGGTATGACTTGTTAATCCTGATTCACCTGaatattgcacattttttaaacgataTCTCAGTCCTTATCTAGAATGTTTCTCATATTTGATACTAAGATGCAGTGACACTCCTAACATCAACTCAAGGGCCATTTAGTAGCGTTCTTAGAGGTTTCAACTGTGTTTCATGGTCTACATCAGTGGATGGAAGTTATGATCCATTCGTAGAGGTTCAGGATTACAATCAGGTCCAAGCTTAACACTTAACCTCCATCCATTGTTGAAGACGGTGTgatgaaagctccagaaaaagcCAGTAAGTGGAGAATCTTTGCTTTTTAGACTAGTGATACATTAGTTGAAGTATAAACCAAATGTATGAACTGTGAGGTTGAGAGAAACAGTACCTTGGATTCAAACACTTTAAATTCACTGCTGCCTCTGGCTCTGCAGAACAGTTTGCATCGGTCTCTGGGAGACACTCCGGCATACTTTGGTATCCATTGTTTCATGTTTCCGTTGTAGTCCAGGTAGTTGGGGCTGTTGTACTTCtcacactgctcctctctgaaACTCTTTCCTAAATGTAACAGATTGGATAaagtttacacatttttcactaAACTGCTGAAAGTTTTTATAAATACAATCATCTTTTAATATCTGCATATACCATGATGCAGATCATATTCCAAACTAAATCCAGTGAGTAAAACTACtccaataaaacatattttcataaaatagtcaaataagtctatatttccatttttatttctgatttttaACTAATATTAAGCAGTTTGGTATTCTACACTATTTTAGTCAGATATTACACAGGAATGGTGATGATAAGTGATATTCTTATTATTACACAATTATATCATAGTTCTGGATTTCGATTTCCTACCTCTTTATATGCCCACTTCTTCCAAACCACCCCTCTAGTTTGTAATGCAGACTTCCTGTTCAAAATTCTAAGTCTCAAGCTCAAGCTGACATAATTAGGGTTATTATTTAAAACTATGCAAAGCTCCATCTAAACTAAACTTTATTAAATTTCACTTTATGTGAAATCAACAGAGTGCTCCTTTAAAATGATGTcataatattacattaaaattCAAAAGAAAGATTGAATATCAGCAACTCCTCAAAACCTGTATATTACTGATTGCTTACCATCATTTCCCTCAcactgctgtgtgttgcaggaCTGGTACTTAACCCTCTGTCCCTCACAGTACTTCCCTCCATTCTGAGGCACAGGGTCAGTACACTCCCTATAGGAGAACTCCACCCCACCTCCACATGTCCTGGAGCACTGCTGCCAGGTTCCCCACGAGCTCCAGCCGCCGTCCACAACCACCTGTGGTAAAACGcagaaagcaacaaaaaaaataaaagagtcaAGAGTAGTTGGTCAGAGCTCAGTGCCAAAGGCAATCTCAGCTGTGCAGCCTAAACCACAGTCTGGGCTTCTGGGTTTGAGGCCGCACAGTGTGCTGGCGTGCCGCGACTCCAGGCTAAATCTGTGTTGAAGTTCGGCACGCGCCTGCTGTCTGCCTCTACCCACATTCCTGCCACATGTGTCACTCACCACTAGTGGAACCTGCCATGCTGCAGCTTTGTAAGACAAaattgaaagtgtgtgtgtaactgtgtatatgtgtgtgtctgtgtgtctgtgtgtctgtctgtctgtctgtctgtctgtctgtctgtgtgtgtatgcatgtgtgtgcgtgtgtgtgtgattgctaGTGTGGGTGTCCTTTCCAGAAGTTTTATGAGTTTGGACTAGCTACTATTCCAACTGCCAGCACGTCTGGGTTCATAAACAGATGTGTGATCATAACACAAGGAGCAGATATCAGGACAACTGAGCTAGAGTGAAATAGAGATGTACAAATGTTCTTTaaggaaatataaaaaaggcaTCATGAAGAAGCTGGATTTAAACTCACCAATTTCCAACATTGTTGTATCATAGCACACTTAGCATGTacttttcattcatacatttctgCATATAGGTGAGAAAAGTGTAAAAGACTTTGCTTCAAAAGGCAgattttgtgtttaaatattttctaaatTAAATAGTCTGAAACAAATCCTATGATAGTTGTTCTTGAGCTATTCGTGGTATTGAATTTACCCATTTGTCATGCAGTTGTAGATGttccaaatacatttttttcagaaCACTTGAAAGAGTTCTCGTGTATTTTTCTGTGTCTATCAGAAACCCACAGGgaataaaaaacattgtaaatCTGCTGGTTTCAAGTTGCTGACTTTCCAGTTTTACAATTGCAAACCTATTTCCTCTATTTTCTGAGTAAACCACAAGAGTACTTCCAAGCAGGTGACTCACCGAAACCCTTTCAGGCAGTTCTCAGCAGCGAGAAGGTGCAAGTAAATAAACATCATCACCTTGCAACCAGCAAGCCCAGGTGTGAAATGTTCAATTGCAGCTTTTGCATGCTTTTGTGAGTAAATATTTGACCTTAAAGCAGATATGGAACAACATTAtgattcatttggagtcatgtttctgggCTAATGTAAACCCattattcactctccttttgctgtttttgtcttcGCCAACTCACGAGCAAAATATCTGCTCCTTTAACTGCTAAATACTCCACCATGTTCACCAGATATTTGCTAACTTTGTCTATTTGATGCTGGACAGGTTGTATAAGTGGgttttatcagagcttttttagATGATAGTTGCTGCCTG contains:
- the zbtb44 gene encoding zinc finger and BTB domain-containing protein 44 isoform X1, giving the protein MGVKTFTHSSTSHSQEMLDKLNALRNEGHLCDVTIRVQDKLFLAHKVVLACCSEFFRSKLVGRPEEEDKFVLDLHHVTVSGFAPLLEYAYTSTLSISTENIIDVLAAASYMQMFAVASTCSEFMKSSILWGPGSNNNNAMAADKPHESAPESASSNCALTPLDGSVSPVSSDCSVMERNVPICRESRRKRKSFVTMASPESPLKCTTQMITTSPQIPNPSPSFSDSTAQPVESSLAFPWTFPFGIDRRFHSDKSKLPDSPRCLEQGAPGTSEVVVGRRLSDFMTCESSKAVSSPVPAEEEDVRVKVERLSDEEVQEASSQPVSASQSSLSDQQTVPGSEQVQEELLISPQSSSIGSMDEGVSEGLPSMQSTSNAGGHAEDDERLEGIQYPYHLYISPSARPGTNGPDRPFQCPTCGVRFTRIQNLKQHMLIHSGIKPFQCDRCGKKFTRAYSLKMHRLKHEGKRCFRCQICSATFTSFGEYKHHMRVSRHIIRKPRIYECKTCGAMFTNSGNLIVHLRSLNHEASELANYFQSSDFLVPDYLSQVQEEEEALGVQYELEESQHHPVYPGSTSTSTTTAASSSSSVQMPVISQVSSSTQNCESSSGFLSPEPLDPLEAPASLKMDADETSAMTEETKMDNSVGGSSPEVFEEEQQQQQHAPAKELASITIE
- the zbtb44 gene encoding zinc finger and BTB domain-containing protein 44 isoform X2: MGVKTFTHSSTSHSQEMLDKLNALRNEGHLCDVTIRVQDKLFLAHKVVLACCSEFFRSKLVGRPEEEDKFVLDLHHVTVSGFAPLLEYAYTSTLSISTENIIDVLAAASYMQMFAVASTCSEFMKSSILWGPGSNNNNAMAADKPHESAPESASSNCALTPLDGSVSPVSSDCSVMERNVPICRESRRKRKSFVTMASPESPLKCTTQMITTSPQIPNPSPSFSDSTAQPVESSLAFPWTFPFGIDRRFHSDKSKLPDSPRCLEQGAPGTSEVVVGRRLSDFMTCESSKAVSSPVPAEEEDVRVKVERLSDEEVQEASSQPVSASQSSLSDQQTVPGSEQVQEELLISPQSSSIGSMDEGVSEGLPSMQSTSNAGGHAEDDERLEGIQYPYHLYISPSARPGTNGPDRPFQCPTCGVRFTRIQNLKQHMLIHSGIKPFQCDRCGKKFTRAYSLKMHRLKHEVISSCPTT